One segment of Zonotrichia albicollis isolate bZonAlb1 chromosome 4, bZonAlb1.hap1, whole genome shotgun sequence DNA contains the following:
- the FGFR1OP2 gene encoding FGFR1 oncogene partner 2 isoform X1 — protein MKAGLCPALPCCPASGGCAVPRRRVPALPLSRSEMSCTIEKALADAKALVERLREHDSAAEALIEQTTALNKRVEAMKQYQEEIQELNEVARHRPRSTLVMGIQQENRQIRELQQENKELRTSLEEHQSALELIMSKYREQMFRLLMASKKDDPSIIMKLKEQHSKELQVHVDQITEMAAVMRKAIEVDERHGCKEQERISQLEQENKGLREILQITRESFLNLKKDDGSESTSLSGLVTSSDLSLRKS, from the exons ATGA aagcagggctctgcccagctttGCCGTGCTGCCCTGCCTCTGGTGGCTGCGCTGTGCCGAGGCGCAGGGTGCCAGCGCTGCCTTTGTCCCGTTCAGAAATGAGCTGCACCATCGAGAAGGCGCTGGCGGACGCGAAGGCGCTGGTGGAGCGGCTGAGGGAGCACGACAGCGCGGCCGAGGCGCTCATCGAGCAGACCACGGCGCTCAACAAGCGGGTGGAGGCCATGAAACAG TACCAGGAGGAAATCCAAGAGCTCAATGAAGTAGCAAGACATCGCCCTCGGTCTACTCTAGTGATGGGTATCCAGCAGGAAAACAGACAGATTAGGGAATTgcaacaggaaaacaaag AGCTGCGCACGTCTCTCGAGGAGCACCAGTCAGCTCTGGAGCTCATCATGAGCAAGTACAGAGAACAGATGTTTAGGTTGCTTATGGCGAGCAAAAAGGATGACCCAAGTATAATAATGAAGTTAAAAGAGCAACATTCCAAG GAGCTGCAAGTGCACGTGGACCAAATTACAGAGATGGCAGCGGTGATGAGAAAAGCCATCGAGGTGGACGAAAGGCACGGCTGCAAAGAGCAGGAGCGCATCAGCCAGCTCGAG CAAGAAAACAAAGGCTTGAGAGAAATTCTTCAAATCACTAGAGAATCGTTTCTGAACCTCAAGAAAGACGATGGATCAGAGAGCACGTCCCTGTCAGGATTAGTGACAAGCAGTGATCTGAGCCTGAGGAAGAGCTAA
- the FGFR1OP2 gene encoding FGFR1 oncogene partner 2 isoform X2, whose product MKMSCTIEKALADAKALVERLREHDSAAEALIEQTTALNKRVEAMKQYQEEIQELNEVARHRPRSTLVMGIQQENRQIRELQQENKELRTSLEEHQSALELIMSKYREQMFRLLMASKKDDPSIIMKLKEQHSKELQVHVDQITEMAAVMRKAIEVDERHGCKEQERISQLEQENKGLREILQITRESFLNLKKDDGSESTSLSGLVTSSDLSLRKS is encoded by the exons ATGA AAATGAGCTGCACCATCGAGAAGGCGCTGGCGGACGCGAAGGCGCTGGTGGAGCGGCTGAGGGAGCACGACAGCGCGGCCGAGGCGCTCATCGAGCAGACCACGGCGCTCAACAAGCGGGTGGAGGCCATGAAACAG TACCAGGAGGAAATCCAAGAGCTCAATGAAGTAGCAAGACATCGCCCTCGGTCTACTCTAGTGATGGGTATCCAGCAGGAAAACAGACAGATTAGGGAATTgcaacaggaaaacaaag AGCTGCGCACGTCTCTCGAGGAGCACCAGTCAGCTCTGGAGCTCATCATGAGCAAGTACAGAGAACAGATGTTTAGGTTGCTTATGGCGAGCAAAAAGGATGACCCAAGTATAATAATGAAGTTAAAAGAGCAACATTCCAAG GAGCTGCAAGTGCACGTGGACCAAATTACAGAGATGGCAGCGGTGATGAGAAAAGCCATCGAGGTGGACGAAAGGCACGGCTGCAAAGAGCAGGAGCGCATCAGCCAGCTCGAG CAAGAAAACAAAGGCTTGAGAGAAATTCTTCAAATCACTAGAGAATCGTTTCTGAACCTCAAGAAAGACGATGGATCAGAGAGCACGTCCCTGTCAGGATTAGTGACAAGCAGTGATCTGAGCCTGAGGAAGAGCTAA